ACCAGGCCTTAGCCACCGATAAAGGCGAAGCGGAAAGAAGGTATTCTAAACCGTATTTTTTGGCTTCCTTATCCAGCCGGAAGGGATTATTTCTCACCCTTTCCGGAAAGGTTTTCTTCTTTTCCTCCCATAGTTGAGAAGACTTCTGCATGGCCAGGGAGAGATCAATCTTTTCCTCGTTTTGCCTGACATCAGCCACAATCCAGCCTATGATGTGGGCTGATCCTTGACTGGTTAATCCGGGGTAGCCGTAAATGGTGTAATTTCTGTACATCCAGGGAGCCACCATGAGGGCAAATACCGCCGAAAAATAGATAATATGCCGTAACTTATGGATAAAGTGAAGTCGGTTTTGAAATATAAGATATAAAATGATCACGGGGGGTAGATACATTGTCACCGACCGGATCAAGGTGCACACGCCGAGGATAAATCCCGCCAAAGCTATTTTAAATTTGTCTTTAGTCCGGGCATATTGGAACAAGTTTAGGAGAAAGATAGTAAATACTGGATAAAAAATACTTTCTGTCAGGATAGTGTTACTCTGGACAGCAAAATTTAAATTAAGAGCGGCCAGGAAGGCCATAATAATAGAAACGCGTCTGGATATTAATAATCCAATTTTATAAAGAAAGTAAACGCTAAATATACCTATCACATTTTGAATGACCAACAGGAAAAAGAGGTTCTTCGAAAACAACTGGCATAGGGCGATAAAGAGGGGGTAAAGGGGCATCCGCTCTGATCCGAAGCCGAGGCCAAAATCCCAGTGCTGAGCTATGTAGTCCGCCAAATCCACGTAACCACGCTGATCTAATGCAGTAATAATTGAGGTGTCAGGGTAGATCAGGAAAAAAATAACGGATCGGATTAGAGCGGATAGGCCGAGGGCGAGGTATAAAAGTTTTTTTTCATCCATTTTTCTTTGCCCTTTCCATGTCCGCATCCACCATTATCTTAACCAACTCCTGGAAGGTTACTTTTGGCTGCCAGCCAAGTTTTTGCCTGGCCTTAGTGGGATCACCCATTAAAAGGTCTACTTCAGCCGGCCTTAAATATCTCGGATCAATGGCCACATAATCCTGCCAGTCCAGGTCAAGGTAAGCGAAGGCCGCTGCTAAGAACTCCTTTACCGAATGGGTCTCACCCGTAGCGATGACATAATCATCCGGTTTATCCTGCTGGAGCATCAGCCACATGGCCTGGACGTAGTCTGGAGCATACCCCCAGTCACGTTTGGCCTCTAAATTACCCAGATAAAGTTTTTTCTGGAGGCCTAACTTTATCCGGGCCACGGCTTGAGTAATCTTTCTGGTCACAAAGGTCTCCCCCCGTCTGGGGGACTCGTGATTAAAGAGTATCCCGTTGCAGGCAAATATGCCGTAGCTTTCCCGATAGTTTCGGGTAATGTAAAAGGCATAAGCCTTGGCGCAGGCATAAGGACTGCGGGGATAGAAAGGAGTGGTCTCGCTCTGAGGAATCTCGGCCACCTTGCCAAAGAGTTCGCTGGAAGAGGCCTGGTAAAACCTGGGGCTTATCCCCGCTTCTCTAATGGCTTCCAGGAGTCGAACGGTGCCTAAACCTACGACTTCCCCCGTATACTCCGGCACATCAAAACTGACCCGGACATGACTCTGAGCCCCCAGGTTATATATCTCATCCGGTTTAACCGTCCGGATGATCCTGTTTAATGAACTGGCGTCATTAAGGTCGCCATAGACCAGCTTAAACCGATAATCAGGCTCATGCGGATCCTGATAGATATGATCTATTCGGCCGGTATTAAACGAACTCGACCTTCTTATTATCCCGTAGACTTCATAGCCTTTTGAAAGTAACCACTCCGCCAAATATGATCCGTCCTGGCCGGTAACCCCGGTAATTAGAGCCTTTTTCATTTTTCCCCTTTCCAAAATGGTAACTACTCAGCCCTACCAAAAGAGGAACGTTGTGGCTGAGTAATGATTACCATTTTACTTACTCCTGACTAAAAAGTCAAGTAATTTCCCAGGGCCATCGCCTCAAATTTATCGCTCTGTATGGTGAGAGGCCTTCGTTTAAAACCGCTGAAGTGGTTACGGTTTTCTATGTGGGCTGATTCGCCTCACCCTGATAAATCAGGGTGCTCTTCTCAGTTAGATGAAAATGGGGGACGTAGATAAGAAACATAGGGACGGTTCAAAATCATCCATTTTCTTGTGAAACTTTAGGCGCGGTTAACCTTCCGCAGAAGTAGGGTGGGCATTACCCACCAATCTGTTCGCCATCTACCCCTTTTTGGTGGGCGATGCCCACCCTACCTCTCAGCCGCAAGCTTTCACAGTAAAGTGAACCATCCCGAAACATAAAAAACGGCGAGATGAGACGAGTGAATGGGTGAGAGGGAGGACGGGCGGTCTACGGTCAAGGATGAAGTCAACCGGCTGACCAGTAATATGCAGGGGGAATGAGATACTTAATGACAATAGTGACTGGGAAGATAAACTGTTAGGATGATTTCTTATGTTTTTTATCTACATCCCCCCTCACATATCACACCCCCCAGACGTAGCCCCGATAAGCGGTCGAGGCGAAGCCGATGACCACTTATCGATTCGCAGGTTTACGAAGTTCTTGGCGGGTTAGTTTCACTAAATTTCGCTTTCCAGATAAAAGTTATCATAGACAATCACCCTTTACTATCTTACTTAACACCAGCCAAAAACTTAGCGATAGCGCCGTAAACCTGCTGTTATATGAAGCTTGGCACTATGTTAATCCTTTCGAATTCTAATACGACTTGGTTCAACAATAGCTAACTTACCAAATAGTTGTGAAACCAATTTATCTTGTGCAAGAAAGCCCTCGAGCAAATTAATGATAAAATGAGCAGACGCATTCCTTGGAATACTTAAAACGATTAATCCTGCGTATTGTGATGGTGGATAATTACGAATATCTGAAAAATCGAAATCCCCTGTAATTAAGCATAATTTTTCATGTTGAGAATAAGAGGCAATTTCTGAATCCTTGGCACCTCTTAAACCGATATCGCCAACATCAATTGCTTCGTGTCCATAGCTTCGAAGTAAATCACCTGTAGAGCGCGGTAAGTCTTCATCGATTAGAAATCGCATAATTTAACCTACTTTAAAACCAAAAGAGGATAAAATTCCTCTTCCTCAATAAGCTCTCCCGCATAAGATAGAGCTGCCCTAATATCTTCCCTACTTATCTCATATTCCCGCATAATTTCTTCTTCAGACATACCGCCTGCAAGCCCACCTATAATGCGTGTAACGGGGACTCTTGTTCCTTTAATAATGAGTTTGCCATGTTGAATGTTAGGGTCTATAATAATTCGTTCATTCATAATTGTTTTCACCTCCAAAAGTGCATTGTGGCTGAGTAATAATTACCATTCTACTTACTCCTGACTAAAAAGTCAAGTAAATTTCCAGGGCGATCGCCTCAAATTTATTGCTCTGTATGGTGAGAGGCCTTCGTTTAAAACCGCTGAAGCGGTTATGGTTTTCTATGTGGTCTGATTCGCCTCACCCTGATAAATCAGGGCGCTATGCTCATTTAAACAAATTCAAGGCGATTGTCCTGCTTTTACGACTTGACAAGCAGTGCCGGGTGTGTTAAGATGACCAAAAAGGGAGTGGCTGGATGGAATTAAGAGAGCTTAAAACATTTTGTGCCGTAGTGGAACAGGGGAGCTTTTCTAAGGCGGCTAAGGTGGTTCATCTGGCTCAGCCAACGGTAAGTTTGCAGATCAAGAACCTGGAAGGCCAACTGGGCGTCAGGCTGCTGGATAGACTGGATCGTAAAATCTTGCCCACCCCTTCAGGCCGGATCCTATACCATAATGCCAAAGGAGTCTTAAGTAAAATAGAGGAGCTTAAAATCGAGTTGGCAGAATCCACAGGACAAAGAGTGACAGGAGGGCTTACCATTGGCACGGGCGTGACCATTGGTGAAAATATAATGCCTAAATTACTTGGCTCCTTCAAGCATAATTATCCGGCGGTTGAAATTGCCTTAAGGATACTGGATACATCTCAAATAACAAAACAGATGCTCTCGCATAAATTAGATTTGGGGATAGTCGGAGCGGAAGTAAACCATAAGGATATAATCTTAGAACGATTTGCTTCAGATAGACTTATCCTTATTGTCCCTCCGTCCCATCCCTGGATATCAAGAAGAGGAGGTATTCCTTTACCTGAGTTAACCAGAGAGCCTATGCTCGTTCGCGAAGAGGGATCAGGGACAAGGATGAACATACGCAATGAGCTTAAGAAAAAAGGGATCCAGGAGTCTGACTTGAATATAGTTATGGAGCTGGGCAGTAGCGGGGCGGTTAAACAGGCCGTAATGCTTGGACAGGGCGTGGCTATTGTCAATCAGCAGGCAGTCTCCAGTGAGTTGGAAGCCGGGTTGCTGGTAAGCGTCCCCATTAAAGACTTTGAGCTAGTGAAAG
This is a stretch of genomic DNA from bacterium. It encodes these proteins:
- a CDS encoding glycosyltransferase family 39 protein — its product is MRTWKGQRKMDEKKLLYLALGLSALIRSVIFFLIYPDTSIITALDQRGYVDLADYIAQHWDFGLGFGSERMPLYPLFIALCQLFSKNLFFLLVIQNVIGIFSVYFLYKIGLLISRRVSIIMAFLAALNLNFAVQSNTILTESIFYPVFTIFLLNLFQYARTKDKFKIALAGFILGVCTLIRSVTMYLPPVIILYLIFQNRLHFIHKLRHIIYFSAVFALMVAPWMYRNYTIYGYPGLTSQGSAHIIGWIVADVRQNEEKIDLSLAMQKSSQLWEEKKKTFPERVRNNPFRLDKEAKKYGLEYLLSASPLSVAKAWFFGGMKNIFVPVTVELAYILKMDWTHFYESPGASPPEQAFNFIFRNKNKVYSTMLITGLLTMLLFRMVQIYGGWKLFNQDRGIFGISCLIIVYFLLISGPVGYAKYRLPFEPILIMLTALPFERESR
- the gmd gene encoding GDP-mannose 4,6-dehydratase — translated: MKKALITGVTGQDGSYLAEWLLSKGYEVYGIIRRSSSFNTGRIDHIYQDPHEPDYRFKLVYGDLNDASSLNRIIRTVKPDEIYNLGAQSHVRVSFDVPEYTGEVVGLGTVRLLEAIREAGISPRFYQASSSELFGKVAEIPQSETTPFYPRSPYACAKAYAFYITRNYRESYGIFACNGILFNHESPRRGETFVTRKITQAVARIKLGLQKKLYLGNLEAKRDWGYAPDYVQAMWLMLQQDKPDDYVIATGETHSVKEFLAAAFAYLDLDWQDYVAIDPRYLRPAEVDLLMGDPTKARQKLGWQPKVTFQELVKIMVDADMERAKKNG
- a CDS encoding DUF5615 family PIN-like protein, encoding MRFLIDEDLPRSTGDLLRSYGHEAIDVGDIGLRGAKDSEIASYSQHEKLCLITGDFDFSDIRNYPPSQYAGLIVLSIPRNASAHFIINLLEGFLAQDKLVSQLFGKLAIVEPSRIRIRKD
- a CDS encoding DUF433 domain-containing protein produces the protein MNERIIIDPNIQHGKLIIKGTRVPVTRIIGGLAGGMSEEEIMREYEISREDIRAALSYAGELIEEEEFYPLLVLK
- a CDS encoding selenium metabolism-associated LysR family transcriptional regulator, with the translated sequence MELRELKTFCAVVEQGSFSKAAKVVHLAQPTVSLQIKNLEGQLGVRLLDRLDRKILPTPSGRILYHNAKGVLSKIEELKIELAESTGQRVTGGLTIGTGVTIGENIMPKLLGSFKHNYPAVEIALRILDTSQITKQMLSHKLDLGIVGAEVNHKDIILERFASDRLILIVPPSHPWISRRGGIPLPELTREPMLVREEGSGTRMNIRNELKKKGIQESDLNIVMELGSSGAVKQAVMLGQGVAIVNQQAVSSELEAGLLVSVPIKDFELVKEFYLVLHRKRTISLPLKAFLQFLKGYKSF